In Kocuria turfanensis, a single genomic region encodes these proteins:
- a CDS encoding sugar porter family MFS transporter — MATSSPRETAAALPPLTSGPHRKRLGLISIVACFGGLLFGYDTGVINGALRPMSEELGLTPFTEGVVTSSLVFAAAVGALSGGRISDAWGRRRTILLLSVLFFVGTMIVVFTPSYEVLVAGRVCLGLAVGGASAVVPVFLAELAPYEIRGSIAGRNEVAIVIGQLSAFVINAIIGNVFSESPSVWRVMFAISALPAVALFIGMLRMPESPRWLVEKGRHREALEVLKTVRSEERAIAELGEVEHVAEEERAEHQIGLAAILSNKNLIRILLVGIGLGIAQQLTGINSIMYYGQIVLIESGFSANAALIANIAPGVIAVVGGFIALYLMDRLDRRKTFMIGLTLTTTCHLLIGASSMLLEEGNPLRPFVILALVVAFVGSMQTFLNVAVWVYLSEVFPLHMRGVGIGVSVFMLWVANGVLSLYFPSLVAAVGITGTFFLFAGVGALALLFVYTQVPETRGRTLEALEEDVTTGAIYTVKAPTS; from the coding sequence ATGGCCACATCGTCACCACGGGAGACAGCGGCTGCGCTGCCTCCGCTGACCTCCGGACCACATCGCAAGCGCCTCGGCCTCATCTCCATCGTGGCCTGCTTCGGCGGTCTGCTCTTCGGCTACGACACCGGCGTGATCAACGGTGCGCTGCGTCCCATGTCGGAGGAGCTCGGCCTGACGCCGTTCACGGAGGGCGTGGTCACCAGCTCGCTCGTCTTCGCCGCCGCCGTCGGCGCGCTCTCCGGAGGCCGCATCTCCGACGCCTGGGGGCGCCGGCGGACCATCCTCCTGCTCTCCGTCCTGTTCTTCGTCGGGACGATGATCGTGGTGTTCACGCCCAGCTACGAGGTGCTGGTCGCCGGGCGCGTCTGCCTCGGGCTCGCCGTGGGCGGCGCCTCCGCCGTGGTGCCCGTCTTCCTCGCGGAACTGGCCCCCTACGAGATCCGCGGCTCGATCGCGGGCCGCAACGAGGTGGCCATCGTGATCGGCCAGCTCTCGGCGTTCGTGATCAACGCGATCATCGGCAACGTCTTCAGCGAGTCCCCGAGCGTCTGGCGCGTCATGTTCGCGATCTCCGCGCTGCCGGCCGTGGCCCTGTTCATCGGCATGCTCCGGATGCCGGAGTCCCCGCGGTGGCTCGTGGAGAAGGGCCGCCACCGGGAGGCCCTCGAGGTGCTCAAGACCGTGCGCTCCGAGGAGCGGGCGATCGCCGAGCTCGGCGAGGTCGAGCACGTGGCGGAGGAGGAGCGCGCCGAGCACCAGATCGGCCTGGCCGCCATCCTGTCCAACAAGAATCTGATCCGGATCCTGCTCGTCGGCATCGGCCTGGGCATCGCCCAGCAGCTCACCGGGATCAACTCGATCATGTACTACGGGCAGATCGTGCTGATCGAGTCGGGCTTCAGCGCGAACGCGGCCCTGATCGCCAACATCGCCCCCGGCGTGATCGCCGTGGTCGGCGGCTTCATCGCCCTGTACCTCATGGACCGGCTCGACCGGCGCAAGACCTTCATGATCGGCCTGACCCTCACCACCACCTGCCACCTGCTGATCGGCGCCTCCTCGATGCTGCTGGAGGAGGGCAACCCGCTGCGGCCCTTCGTGATCCTGGCCCTGGTGGTGGCCTTCGTCGGCTCCATGCAGACCTTTCTCAACGTCGCCGTGTGGGTCTACCTCTCCGAGGTGTTCCCGCTGCACATGCGCGGCGTGGGGATCGGCGTGTCCGTCTTCATGCTGTGGGTCGCCAACGGCGTCCTGTCCCTCTACTTCCCCTCCCTGGTCGCCGCGGTGGGGATCACGGGGACGTTCTTCCTCTTCGCCGGGGTCGGCGCGCTGGCGCTGCTGTTCGTCTACACCCAGGTCCCCGAGACCCGCGGACGCACGCTGGAGGCGCTGGAGGAGGACGTGACGACCGGCGCGATCTACACGGTCAAGGCGCCGACCTCCTAG
- the pcrA gene encoding DNA helicase PcrA, whose amino-acid sequence MDYLFDNPLLPSSSVARPAASAAPRRGAVPAEALVEGLNEPQRAAVEHAGSPLLIVAGAGSGKTRVLTHRIAHLLATGRAHQGEILAITFTNKAAAEMRERVVELVGESAKSMSISTFHSFCVRVLRREAASVGLKSTFSIYDSADSLRLITLVAKQHDLDPKRFAPKSIQHRISALKNELVDDETYLSRVSETDPFESAVAQVYRGYTERLRAANAMDFDDLIGQTVHMLRAFPQVAEYYRRRYRHVLIDEYQDTNHAQYALVRELVGTGAGADPGPGANPVPPAELTVVGDSDQSIYAFRGADIRNIVDFEKDYPQARTILLEQNYRSTQNILTAANAVIAKNKARRDKRLWTASGDGAKITGYAAENEHEEARFIAEEIDRLQDEDGYRPGDVAVFYRTNAQSRSLEEILMRVGLPYKVVGGTRFYERKEIKDALSYLRSIVNPDDDINVRRIVNEPKRGIGDRAEGAAAALAERERISFMDALRRADEAPGMATRSLNAVRAFVQLMDDLASVAEASGAATVLEAVLEQSGYLAALRGSSDPQDESRVENLAELVAVVREFERDNPDAGLPEFLEHVSLVADADQIPNRPAGSSEDGPSAEQIAAEVAEARVQGVVTLMTLHTAKGLEFPVVFLTGMEHGLFPHQRSLTDEKEMEEERRLAYVGLTRARERLYLTRSEFRSMWGQSQYNPASPFLDEIPAELLEWKREGSSAPASWGSSLHAGGSGQRDAMRGSYWGAAASSNAAFERMAPSRAAAAGRVQPNKEIPSLSVGDTVDHKAFGKGTVVSVEGAGDKTVAKVRFGGDEKRLLLRYAPLTKVG is encoded by the coding sequence ATGGACTACCTCTTCGACAACCCGCTCCTGCCCTCCTCCTCCGTGGCGCGCCCCGCCGCGAGCGCCGCCCCGCGCCGCGGCGCCGTTCCCGCGGAGGCCCTCGTGGAGGGCCTCAACGAACCGCAGCGGGCCGCCGTGGAGCACGCCGGCTCGCCGCTGCTGATCGTCGCCGGCGCGGGCTCCGGCAAGACCCGGGTGCTGACCCACCGGATCGCCCACCTGCTGGCCACCGGCCGGGCCCACCAGGGCGAGATCCTGGCGATCACCTTCACCAACAAGGCCGCCGCCGAGATGCGCGAGCGCGTCGTCGAGCTGGTGGGGGAGTCGGCGAAGTCGATGTCGATCTCCACGTTCCACTCGTTCTGCGTGCGGGTGCTGCGGCGGGAGGCCGCCAGCGTGGGCCTGAAGTCGACCTTCTCGATCTACGACTCCGCCGACTCGCTGCGGCTGATCACCCTCGTGGCCAAGCAGCACGACCTCGACCCGAAGCGCTTCGCGCCCAAGAGCATCCAGCACCGGATCTCCGCGCTGAAGAACGAGCTCGTCGACGACGAGACCTACCTCTCCCGCGTCTCGGAGACCGACCCCTTCGAGAGCGCGGTGGCCCAGGTCTACCGCGGCTACACCGAGCGGCTGCGCGCGGCCAACGCGATGGACTTCGACGACCTCATCGGCCAGACCGTGCACATGCTCCGGGCCTTCCCCCAGGTCGCCGAGTACTACCGGCGCCGGTACCGGCACGTGCTCATCGACGAGTACCAGGACACCAACCACGCCCAGTACGCCCTGGTCCGGGAGCTCGTCGGCACGGGCGCCGGCGCCGATCCCGGTCCCGGGGCGAACCCCGTGCCGCCGGCGGAGCTGACCGTCGTGGGCGACTCCGACCAGTCGATCTACGCGTTCCGCGGGGCCGACATCCGCAACATCGTCGACTTCGAGAAGGACTACCCGCAGGCGCGCACCATCCTGCTGGAGCAGAACTACCGGTCCACGCAGAACATCCTCACCGCCGCGAACGCGGTGATCGCCAAGAACAAGGCCCGCCGGGACAAGCGGCTGTGGACCGCCTCCGGCGACGGGGCGAAGATCACCGGCTACGCCGCGGAGAACGAGCACGAGGAGGCCCGGTTCATCGCCGAGGAGATCGACCGCCTCCAGGACGAGGACGGCTACCGTCCCGGTGACGTCGCCGTCTTCTACCGCACCAACGCCCAGTCCCGCTCCCTCGAGGAGATCCTCATGCGCGTGGGCCTGCCGTACAAGGTGGTGGGCGGCACCCGGTTCTACGAGCGCAAGGAGATCAAGGACGCCCTGTCCTACCTGCGCTCGATCGTGAACCCGGACGACGACATCAACGTCCGCCGCATCGTGAACGAGCCCAAGCGCGGCATCGGCGACCGCGCCGAGGGGGCCGCGGCCGCGCTCGCCGAGCGGGAGCGGATCTCGTTCATGGACGCCCTGCGCCGCGCCGACGAGGCCCCCGGGATGGCCACCCGCTCGCTGAACGCGGTCAGGGCGTTCGTCCAGCTGATGGACGACCTCGCCTCGGTCGCGGAGGCCTCGGGGGCCGCCACCGTGCTCGAGGCGGTGCTCGAGCAGTCCGGCTACCTCGCCGCGCTGCGCGGGTCCTCCGACCCGCAGGACGAGTCCCGCGTGGAGAACCTCGCCGAGCTCGTGGCCGTGGTGCGGGAGTTCGAGCGGGACAACCCCGACGCCGGGCTGCCCGAGTTCCTCGAGCACGTCTCCCTCGTGGCCGACGCGGACCAGATCCCCAACCGGCCCGCGGGGTCCTCCGAGGACGGGCCCAGCGCCGAGCAGATCGCGGCGGAGGTCGCCGAGGCCCGCGTCCAGGGCGTGGTCACCCTCATGACCCTGCACACCGCCAAGGGCCTCGAGTTCCCCGTGGTGTTCCTGACCGGCATGGAGCACGGGCTGTTCCCGCACCAGCGCTCCCTCACGGACGAGAAGGAGATGGAGGAGGAGCGGCGCCTCGCCTACGTGGGCCTGACCCGCGCCCGTGAGCGCCTCTACCTCACCCGCTCCGAGTTCCGCTCGATGTGGGGCCAGTCCCAGTACAACCCGGCCAGCCCCTTCCTCGACGAGATCCCGGCGGAGCTGCTGGAGTGGAAGCGGGAGGGGTCCTCGGCCCCGGCCTCCTGGGGCTCCTCGCTGCACGCCGGCGGCTCCGGGCAGCGGGACGCGATGCGCGGCTCGTACTGGGGCGCGGCGGCCTCCTCGAACGCCGCCTTCGAGCGGATGGCGCCGTCCCGGGCCGCCGCGGCGGGGCGGGTGCAGCCCAACAAGGAGATCCCGAGCCTGTCCGTCGGGGACACCGTGGACCACAAGGCCTTCGGCAAGGGGACCGTGGTGTCCGTCGAGGGGGCCGGGGACAAGACCGTGGCCAAGGTGCGCTTCGGCGGGGACGAGAAGCGGCTGCTGCTGCGCTATGCCCCCCTCACCAAGGTCGGCTGA
- a CDS encoding DUF4031 domain-containing protein, with protein sequence MPVYIDPPLWPAHGTHFSHLVSDSSYEELHAFAHRLGVPRRAFDRDHYDVRGSLYDAAVAAGARPVEGRELTRVLLRSGLRVPARARPERIGRVLRRRWDGRFPGLPRIGAELVERWGEPHRHYHGRSHLLAVLEALEELVAGAGLDREQHDALLLGAWFHDAVYAGRPGQDERDSAELARERLTAAGLAPDVVAEVQRLVLLTLDHAAAPGDLPGALLLDADLAVLGSAPDAYAAYAAAVRREYAHVPDADFAAGRLRVLEGLWRRQPVYRTPAAQRRWGARAARNLEGEIEQLRTAAGRGSPADVEVLTITAVCLRDDDGALLTVRKRGTDRFMLVGGKLDPGESPAEAAVRETAEEVGLVLDPGQLRLLGEFEAPAANEAATWVRSTVFTAPLTGRPEARAEIEELRWQPLDDVSPAALPADLAPLLREHVIPALLGSPGARAARPRRGGAGGAGSR encoded by the coding sequence ATGCCCGTCTACATCGATCCGCCGCTGTGGCCCGCCCACGGGACGCACTTCTCGCACCTGGTCTCCGACTCCTCCTACGAGGAGCTGCACGCCTTCGCGCACCGGCTGGGCGTGCCCCGGCGGGCGTTCGACCGGGACCACTACGACGTGCGGGGAAGCCTCTACGACGCGGCGGTGGCCGCGGGCGCCCGGCCGGTCGAGGGCCGTGAGCTCACGCGGGTGCTGCTGCGCAGCGGTCTGCGCGTGCCCGCCCGGGCGCGCCCGGAGCGGATCGGCCGGGTGCTGCGCCGGCGGTGGGACGGCCGGTTCCCCGGCCTGCCGCGGATCGGCGCGGAGCTCGTCGAGCGGTGGGGGGAGCCCCACCGGCACTACCACGGCCGCTCGCACCTGCTGGCCGTCCTCGAGGCCCTCGAGGAGCTGGTCGCCGGGGCCGGGCTGGACCGGGAGCAGCACGACGCCCTCCTGCTGGGCGCGTGGTTCCACGACGCCGTCTACGCCGGCAGGCCCGGGCAGGACGAGCGGGACTCCGCCGAGCTGGCCCGGGAGCGCCTGACCGCGGCCGGTCTGGCCCCGGACGTGGTCGCCGAGGTCCAGCGCCTGGTCCTGCTCACCCTCGACCACGCGGCCGCCCCCGGGGACCTGCCCGGGGCGCTCCTGCTGGACGCGGACCTCGCCGTGCTGGGGTCGGCGCCGGACGCGTACGCGGCCTACGCCGCCGCCGTGCGCCGGGAGTACGCGCACGTGCCCGACGCCGACTTCGCCGCCGGGCGGCTTCGGGTGCTCGAGGGACTCTGGCGCCGGCAGCCGGTCTACCGCACGCCGGCCGCGCAGCGGCGCTGGGGAGCGCGCGCCGCCCGGAACCTGGAGGGCGAGATCGAGCAGCTGCGCACCGCCGCGGGCCGGGGCTCCCCCGCCGACGTGGAGGTCCTCACGATCACGGCGGTGTGCCTGCGCGACGACGACGGCGCGCTGCTCACGGTGCGCAAGCGGGGCACGGACCGCTTCATGCTGGTGGGCGGCAAGCTCGACCCGGGCGAGTCCCCCGCCGAGGCGGCCGTGCGGGAGACGGCCGAGGAGGTCGGGCTGGTGCTGGACCCCGGGCAGCTCCGCCTGCTGGGAGAGTTCGAGGCCCCCGCCGCGAACGAGGCCGCCACGTGGGTGCGCTCCACGGTGTTCACCGCGCCCCTCACCGGGCGCCCGGAGGCCCGCGCGGAGATCGAGGAGCTGCGCTGGCAGCCGCTGGACGACGTCTCGCCCGCCGCGCTGCCGGCAGACCTGGCGCCGCTGCTCCGGGAGCACGTCATTCCCGCGCTGCTGGGCTCCCCTGGGGCTCGTGCGGCTCGCCCGCGGCGCGGTGGCGCCGGTGGAGCAGGATCCCGGTGA
- a CDS encoding NHL repeat-containing protein has product MELSIGLPDGLLMRLTEGNALRLFEKDHETVRRTVDCSVLGGAPITDLVWSHKLSAVIVAVPSLHRLFRWDPYTDVLYGFAGTGEPGRRDGEAGQATFAATVSITEDGNGTLWFVDRDSSSLRCIEIDTDKPDGDPRVCTVVGRAGPGFADGPADVAQLDHPEDLQILYDGSIVIADTGNDAIRHLDLADRELDTVYGGAEAGAAEFDDEIRLQRPVRVTVADSELWVDDDNGRHRLELHFV; this is encoded by the coding sequence ATGGAACTGTCCATCGGACTCCCGGACGGCCTGCTCATGCGGCTGACCGAGGGCAATGCGCTGAGGCTGTTCGAGAAGGACCACGAGACGGTGCGCCGCACGGTGGACTGCTCCGTGCTCGGCGGCGCCCCCATCACGGACCTGGTGTGGTCGCACAAGCTCTCGGCCGTGATCGTGGCGGTGCCGTCGCTGCACCGGCTGTTCCGCTGGGACCCGTACACCGACGTGCTGTACGGGTTCGCGGGCACGGGGGAGCCCGGGCGGCGGGACGGGGAGGCGGGGCAGGCCACGTTCGCGGCCACCGTCTCGATCACCGAGGACGGCAACGGGACCCTCTGGTTCGTGGACCGCGACTCCTCCTCCCTGCGCTGCATCGAGATCGACACGGACAAGCCCGACGGCGACCCGCGGGTCTGCACCGTGGTGGGCCGGGCGGGGCCGGGCTTCGCCGACGGGCCGGCGGACGTCGCCCAGCTGGACCACCCCGAGGACCTGCAGATCCTCTACGACGGGTCCATCGTGATCGCCGACACCGGCAACGACGCGATCCGCCACCTGGACCTGGCGGACCGGGAGCTGGACACCGTCTACGGCGGCGCCGAGGCCGGGGCCGCGGAGTTCGACGACGAGATCCGGCTGCAGCGGCCCGTCCGGGTGACCGTGGCCGACTCGGAGCTGTGGGTCGACGACGACAACGGGCGGCACCGGCTGGAGCTGCACTTCGTCTGA
- a CDS encoding C40 family peptidase: MTRDLNSSTGVGSLLTGRARTVAAVAAFSGLALATTVSAHEAPAQEAAADAPLSAVAAATPSAAPTVSLAPAAHVTKAQKASEKKAEKKAEPKARATVEQRTGTPAAQAAPVLQAAPAAPSVVQATPAPKPAAQAAPVLQPAPAAPSVVRTTPAPKPVAAPTTAPAPQPAAPAVQAAPKPAPAPKPAPKPAVQAAPAAERTVTPQSSASGKGATISSAALGQLGVGQDCTALVTNALRAAGINHHGWPASYLSLGTQVSAGQAQPGDLVYYADGGMGMAHIGVYIGGGKAVHGGWNGGTTVVDSVNVGSGPVYVRVR, translated from the coding sequence ATGACTCGTGATCTGAACTCCTCGACCGGCGTCGGCTCCCTCCTCACCGGCAGGGCCCGCACCGTGGCCGCCGTCGCCGCCTTCTCCGGCCTGGCGCTGGCCACCACCGTCTCCGCGCACGAGGCCCCGGCCCAGGAGGCCGCCGCCGACGCCCCGCTGTCCGCCGTGGCCGCCGCGACCCCGTCCGCCGCCCCCACCGTCTCCCTGGCGCCGGCCGCCCACGTGACGAAGGCCCAGAAGGCGTCCGAGAAGAAGGCCGAGAAGAAGGCGGAGCCCAAGGCCCGCGCGACGGTCGAGCAGAGGACCGGGACGCCGGCCGCCCAGGCCGCTCCCGTCCTGCAGGCTGCTCCCGCCGCGCCCTCCGTGGTGCAGGCCACCCCGGCGCCGAAGCCGGCCGCCCAGGCCGCTCCCGTCCTCCAGCCGGCTCCCGCCGCGCCCTCCGTGGTGCGGACCACCCCGGCGCCGAAGCCGGTGGCCGCACCGACGACTGCCCCGGCCCCGCAGCCGGCCGCTCCCGCCGTCCAGGCCGCCCCGAAGCCGGCCCCGGCGCCGAAGCCCGCACCGAAGCCCGCCGTGCAGGCGGCCCCGGCGGCCGAGCGCACCGTCACGCCGCAGAGCTCCGCCTCCGGCAAGGGCGCCACCATCTCCTCGGCCGCCCTGGGCCAGCTCGGCGTCGGCCAGGACTGCACCGCCCTGGTCACCAACGCCCTGCGCGCCGCCGGCATCAACCACCACGGCTGGCCGGCCTCCTACCTGAGCCTCGGCACGCAGGTCTCCGCGGGCCAGGCCCAGCCCGGCGACCTCGTCTACTACGCCGACGGCGGCATGGGCATGGCCCACATCGGCGTCTACATCGGCGGCGGCAAGGCCGTGCACGGCGGCTGGAACGGCGGCACCACGGTCGTCGACAGCGTCAACGTGGGCTCCGGCCCGGTCTACGTCCGCGTGCGCTGA